A single genomic interval of Abditibacteriota bacterium harbors:
- a CDS encoding pyruvate, phosphate dikinase, which yields MSKKRVYLFREGNATMRDLLGGKGANLAEMTNIGLPVPPGFTITTETCNDYTKLGKLPDGLWEEVMAALKDVEGAMGRKLGDPANPLLVSVRSGAKFSMPGMMDTVLNLGLNDETLKGVISNGGTERFAYDSYRRFIMMFSDIIFSPDYPKLAKSNFEDIFDTIKEKVGAKFDTEVDAEGLKELVVLYKQYFKDCTGMDFPTDVFEQLKYAIEAVFRSWNNERAIIYRNREKISHDLGTAVNVQTMVFGNMGDDCGTGVAFTRNAATGERKLFGEFLRNAQGEDVVAGVRTPSEISQLKDEFPAIFDEFVKHATTLEDHYRDMQDIEFTIQKGKLFILQCRNGKRTGVAAVKIAIDMVNEGRISKEEALLRVEPVALEQLLHPRINIPKSVKPIATGLNAGPGGASGIIALNSEKAAELNAAGKNVILVRKETNPDDLSGMLASKGVLTSLGGRTSHAALIARQYGIPTVCGCSAVKINDEEGTVTIGDLVLKEGVDVISIDGTKGDVFTGEYKTEPVSMTGDFGTFMKWADEYRKLGIRANADNPEHAAEAVRLGAEGIGLCRTEHMFLGDRAALVQKMILADDDDTRQKALDNLMPLQKGDFYGMFKAMEGRPITVRLIDPPLHEFLPDHTELSVEVAVMKATDPNNPELPEKEALLKKVNEYAEANPMLGLRGCRLSIYFPGIVNMQVGAIIGAACDIVKEGGEAHPEIMVPLVGSVSELTYIKKQLIEVAEQTIKEAGVKVDYKIGTMIEIPRAALTADEVAKEADFFSFGTNDLTQMTYGLSRDDAAKFLPLYISKQIYKTDPTDTIDQIGVGKLMDICVKAAKSVKPNIKLGICGEHGGEPDSVKFCHKVGLTYVSCSPKRIPVARLAAAQAAIEEKKA from the coding sequence ATGAGTAAAAAGCGTGTTTACCTTTTCAGAGAAGGTAACGCAACCATGCGAGACCTGCTGGGCGGCAAAGGTGCCAATCTTGCCGAGATGACCAATATCGGCTTGCCCGTACCTCCAGGCTTTACCATTACCACAGAAACCTGTAACGACTACACCAAGCTGGGCAAGCTTCCCGACGGATTGTGGGAAGAAGTCATGGCGGCTCTCAAGGACGTTGAGGGCGCTATGGGCCGCAAGCTGGGCGACCCTGCAAATCCTCTGCTGGTGTCCGTCCGCTCCGGAGCCAAGTTTTCCATGCCCGGCATGATGGATACCGTTCTCAATCTGGGCCTCAATGACGAGACCTTGAAGGGCGTTATTTCCAATGGCGGCACCGAAAGATTTGCCTACGACTCCTACAGACGTTTCATCATGATGTTTTCCGACATCATCTTCTCGCCCGATTATCCCAAGTTGGCCAAGTCAAACTTTGAAGACATTTTTGACACCATCAAGGAAAAGGTGGGAGCCAAGTTTGATACCGAGGTGGATGCGGAAGGTCTCAAGGAGCTGGTAGTCCTGTACAAGCAGTATTTCAAGGACTGCACCGGCATGGATTTTCCTACCGATGTGTTTGAGCAGCTCAAGTACGCCATCGAAGCCGTATTCAGAAGCTGGAACAACGAGAGAGCCATCATCTACAGAAACAGAGAAAAGATCTCCCACGACCTGGGCACCGCTGTCAACGTGCAGACCATGGTCTTTGGCAACATGGGTGATGACTGCGGCACCGGCGTGGCCTTTACCAGAAACGCCGCTACCGGCGAGAGAAAGCTCTTCGGCGAGTTCCTGAGAAACGCTCAGGGCGAAGACGTAGTCGCCGGCGTAAGGACTCCTTCCGAGATCAGCCAGCTCAAGGACGAGTTCCCTGCCATATTTGACGAATTTGTCAAGCATGCCACCACTCTGGAAGATCATTACAGAGACATGCAGGACATAGAATTCACCATTCAGAAGGGCAAGCTGTTCATCCTGCAGTGCCGCAACGGTAAGAGGACCGGCGTGGCCGCCGTAAAGATCGCCATCGACATGGTCAACGAAGGCCGGATCAGCAAGGAAGAGGCCCTGCTCCGCGTGGAGCCCGTGGCTCTCGAGCAGCTGCTCCACCCCAGGATCAATATACCCAAGTCTGTGAAGCCCATAGCCACCGGCCTGAACGCCGGACCCGGCGGAGCCAGCGGTATCATCGCCCTGAACTCCGAGAAGGCTGCCGAGCTGAATGCCGCCGGCAAGAACGTCATTCTTGTCCGCAAGGAGACCAACCCCGACGACCTGTCCGGCATGCTGGCTTCCAAGGGCGTTCTCACCTCTCTGGGCGGACGCACCTCTCACGCTGCTCTGATAGCCAGACAGTACGGTATCCCCACCGTCTGCGGCTGCTCCGCAGTGAAGATCAACGATGAAGAAGGCACCGTCACCATCGGCGACCTGGTCCTGAAGGAAGGCGTGGACGTCATCTCCATCGACGGTACAAAGGGCGACGTGTTCACTGGCGAATACAAGACCGAGCCCGTATCCATGACCGGTGATTTCGGCACCTTTATGAAGTGGGCCGACGAATACAGAAAGCTGGGCATCAGAGCCAACGCCGACAACCCCGAGCATGCTGCCGAAGCAGTCAGACTGGGCGCCGAAGGCATCGGTCTCTGCCGCACCGAGCATATGTTCCTGGGCGACAGAGCCGCCTTGGTCCAGAAGATGATCCTGGCCGATGATGATGACACCCGCCAGAAGGCGCTGGACAACCTGATGCCTCTCCAGAAGGGAGACTTTTACGGCATGTTCAAGGCCATGGAAGGCAGACCCATCACCGTTCGTCTCATCGATCCTCCTCTCCACGAGTTCCTTCCCGACCACACCGAGCTGTCCGTGGAAGTTGCCGTGATGAAGGCCACCGATCCCAACAACCCCGAGCTGCCCGAGAAGGAAGCTCTTCTGAAGAAGGTCAACGAGTATGCCGAGGCCAACCCCATGCTGGGTCTCCGCGGCTGCAGACTGTCCATCTACTTCCCCGGCATAGTCAATATGCAGGTCGGCGCTATCATCGGCGCAGCCTGTGACATAGTCAAGGAAGGCGGCGAGGCTCATCCCGAGATCATGGTCCCGCTGGTAGGCAGCGTCTCCGAGCTGACTTACATCAAGAAGCAGCTCATCGAAGTTGCCGAGCAGACCATCAAGGAAGCCGGAGTCAAGGTGGACTACAAGATCGGTACCATGATCGAGATCCCCAGAGCTGCTCTGACTGCCGACGAGGTGGCCAAGGAAGCCGATTTCTTCTCCTTCGGTACCAACGACCTGACTCAGATGACCTATGGTCTGTCCAGAGACGACGCAGCCAAGTTCCTGCCTCTGTACATCTCCAAGCAGATCTACAAGACAGATCCTACCGACACCATCGATCAGATCGGCGTAGGCAAGCTGATGGATATCTGCGTAAAGGCTGCCAAGAGCGTCAAGCCCAACATCAAGCTGGGTATCTGCGGCGAGCACGGCGGCGAGCCCGACTCCGTAAAGTTCTGCCACAAGGTAGGCCTGACTTACGTGTCCTGCTCTCCCAAGAGGATCCCTGTTGCCAGACTGGCTGCCGCTCAGGCTGCTATCGAGGAAAAGAAAGCTTAG
- a CDS encoding beta-galactosidase, whose protein sequence is MRVMKECGVNVLGLTAMPWLYDFIKGPYIYSQPTEECNQNGDAMKYFLDIAREEGFMVNGWGQYPFNRFSVEEVYNWLTGSHATLERSSFMEISYDEPLLPAANSALWMYQFKRWGDLYFQTEDGAVPFDVEDTRGWMRMDINIRYPIGAATLTAFRNWLRSKYVSISRLNDAWGSAYASFDDIDPEKDATPNRFGHQYEYYDRSRIFHDWTPAMEDFDLFRSLVRVQNYSDTLREVRKQIPGAAICIRTEGGNYLVSGLDPESPNPHIRHVYYSQRRAAVIAEALQQSDTVKFHSDYVTMPYTPDEITYLTTLGVSQGIIPIQLPQFDHMRDIAVNDRYGYDYDVTYNLPEPAKGVMMHCLTAVFPWWKALYEAGGVPGATWEDFECDGIVFETQRREMKLFVKKLAESMNTPENRAARTRDVRQPDDSFRDAAAAKRSFVTDRSVLKIKEEGR, encoded by the coding sequence ATGAGGGTCATGAAGGAGTGCGGCGTCAACGTGCTGGGACTGACGGCCATGCCCTGGCTCTATGACTTTATCAAGGGGCCGTATATATACAGCCAGCCTACCGAAGAATGCAATCAGAACGGAGACGCCATGAAGTATTTTCTGGATATCGCAAGGGAAGAAGGCTTTATGGTCAACGGCTGGGGTCAATATCCCTTCAACCGTTTTTCCGTGGAGGAGGTGTACAACTGGCTCACAGGCTCCCACGCCACTCTGGAGAGGTCCAGCTTTATGGAGATATCCTACGACGAGCCCTTGCTGCCTGCTGCCAACAGCGCTCTGTGGATGTATCAGTTCAAAAGGTGGGGAGATCTCTATTTTCAGACCGAGGACGGCGCAGTACCCTTTGACGTGGAGGACACCAGAGGCTGGATGCGTATGGATATCAACATCAGATATCCTATCGGCGCTGCCACGCTTACAGCCTTCAGGAACTGGCTCAGAAGCAAATACGTCTCCATCAGCCGGCTGAACGACGCCTGGGGCTCCGCCTACGCCTCCTTTGATGACATAGACCCCGAAAAGGACGCCACGCCCAACAGGTTCGGACACCAATACGAATACTATGACAGGTCCCGTATCTTTCATGACTGGACGCCTGCCATGGAGGACTTTGACCTGTTCAGATCCCTGGTGAGAGTGCAGAACTACAGCGATACGCTCCGGGAGGTGCGAAAGCAGATACCCGGCGCAGCCATATGCATCCGCACAGAGGGCGGCAATTATCTGGTCAGCGGTCTGGACCCCGAGAGTCCGAATCCTCATATCAGACACGTGTATTACAGTCAGCGCAGGGCTGCCGTCATTGCCGAGGCGTTGCAGCAGTCGGACACGGTGAAGTTTCACTCCGACTACGTGACTATGCCGTATACGCCGGATGAGATCACCTATCTGACCACCCTCGGAGTCAGTCAGGGTATCATACCCATACAGCTGCCTCAGTTTGACCACATGAGGGACATAGCCGTCAATGACAGATACGGATATGATTATGACGTGACCTACAATCTGCCGGAGCCGGCAAAGGGAGTGATGATGCACTGTCTCACGGCGGTATTTCCCTGGTGGAAGGCCCTGTATGAAGCCGGCGGTGTTCCCGGAGCAACCTGGGAGGACTTCGAATGCGACGGCATTGTATTTGAGACCCAGCGCCGGGAAATGAAGCTGTTTGTAAAAAAGCTCGCCGAGAGCATGAACACCCCCGAAAACAGGGCTGCCAGGACCCGGGACGTCCGACAGCCTGACGACAGCTTCAGAGACGCCGCGGCGGCCAAACGCAGCTTCGTCACAGACCGGTCCGTTCTGAAGATAAAAGAAGAAGGAAGATGA
- a CDS encoding metallophosphoesterase, whose amino-acid sequence MMKILLWSMLISVMISACSFAQELPEYWKNYLPGKIADIKADMKKAAGHGETFIFITDLHVPNNSFMSPLVIREVMAQTGIDQVIMDGDYMTAHGTAASGLEVMEKYVSLFPFTDPIILRGNHDTNYQGHEKIPDIDFISLVRKYSGKSFTNGDHMYFVWDNKKSKIRHIFLDTGDEYSIFVEKDQLDYLKKQIKSAPAGWHVVLVEHIFLRGGEASKGIRPPGMHEDGKRVKAVLDSLYGKTRADFIGVFCGHNHTDFNIYSEVGYPVIATTCDAGEGQASYWDPRQPLRPRGTINEVVFDVVTINTDSRMIYMKRIGAGADRQFHY is encoded by the coding sequence ATGATGAAGATCCTTTTGTGGTCCATGCTCATCTCGGTGATGATCTCGGCCTGTTCGTTTGCCCAGGAATTGCCCGAATACTGGAAGAACTATCTTCCCGGGAAGATAGCGGATATAAAGGCAGATATGAAAAAGGCTGCGGGGCACGGCGAGACCTTTATTTTTATCACCGACCTGCACGTGCCCAACAACTCATTTATGTCCCCCCTCGTCATCCGTGAAGTCATGGCGCAGACCGGCATCGATCAGGTGATCATGGACGGCGACTACATGACCGCCCACGGAACTGCCGCCTCCGGTCTGGAGGTCATGGAAAAATACGTGTCTCTGTTTCCTTTCACCGATCCCATCATACTGAGAGGCAATCACGACACCAATTATCAGGGACATGAAAAGATACCCGATATCGATTTTATATCCCTGGTAAGAAAGTATTCCGGGAAGAGCTTTACCAACGGCGACCACATGTATTTTGTCTGGGACAACAAAAAGTCGAAGATCAGACATATATTCCTGGATACCGGCGACGAATACTCTATCTTCGTGGAAAAGGATCAGCTGGACTACCTCAAAAAGCAGATCAAATCTGCGCCTGCAGGCTGGCACGTGGTGTTGGTGGAGCATATATTCCTGAGAGGCGGCGAAGCCTCCAAGGGCATCAGGCCTCCGGGAATGCATGAAGACGGCAAAAGGGTAAAAGCAGTGCTGGACAGCCTCTATGGCAAGACCAGGGCCGACTTTATAGGCGTGTTCTGCGGACACAACCACACCGATTTCAATATATACAGCGAGGTCGGTTATCCTGTGATCGCCACCACATGCGACGCAGGCGAGGGGCAGGCTTCCTATTGGGACCCCAGACAGCCCCTTCGTCCCAGAGGGACTATAAACGAAGTGGTATTCGACGTAGTCACCATTAATACCGACAGCCGCATGATATACATGAAGCGTATCGGCGCAGGAGCCGACAGACAATTTCACTATTAG
- a CDS encoding metallophosphoesterase codes for MITRSIAAAAVLTLLSYLSAAAELPGYWADYLPGRVAEIRADMKKAAGHGETFVFITDIHVPHNSMMSPSLIREVMDRTGIDWVIMAGDYMNAHATAKTGLETMEKYLSLFSFTDPVVLRGNHDTNYVGYQAVTDEQFLSLVRKYSRRSYTNGDRMYFALDDKRSRIRHIFLDTGDDNNKFVEEDQLRYLEQQIKSAPKGWHAAVFLHIFLRGQEAAKGIVAPGLYEDGRRVKAVLDRLYGKTRADIIGVFCGHNHTDFHMYSEAGYPIIATTCDSGEIQASYWDPRQPLRPRGTIHESAFDVVTIDTDSRMIYMKRIGAGVDRQFRY; via the coding sequence ATGATCACCAGATCCATTGCTGCAGCCGCTGTCCTCACACTCCTCTCATATCTCTCGGCCGCCGCAGAGCTGCCAGGCTATTGGGCGGACTATCTGCCCGGCAGAGTCGCCGAGATCAGAGCCGATATGAAAAAAGCTGCGGGACACGGCGAGACCTTTGTATTCATTACCGATATACACGTTCCTCACAACTCCATGATGTCTCCGTCTCTCATCAGAGAAGTCATGGACCGGACAGGCATTGACTGGGTGATAATGGCAGGGGATTATATGAATGCTCACGCCACTGCAAAAACAGGCCTTGAGACCATGGAAAAATATCTGTCACTCTTTTCTTTTACCGATCCTGTGGTCCTGAGAGGCAATCACGACACCAATTACGTGGGCTATCAGGCTGTCACGGACGAGCAGTTTTTGTCTCTGGTCAGAAAGTATTCCCGCCGGAGCTACACCAACGGCGACAGGATGTATTTTGCTCTGGACGACAAACGCTCCCGGATCAGGCATATATTTCTGGACACGGGAGACGACAACAACAAGTTCGTGGAAGAGGATCAGCTCCGCTATCTGGAGCAGCAGATAAAGTCGGCTCCCAAGGGCTGGCACGCGGCAGTATTCCTGCATATATTTCTCAGGGGACAGGAAGCTGCAAAGGGGATTGTCGCGCCCGGTCTGTATGAAGATGGCAGGAGGGTAAAGGCGGTGCTTGACCGCCTGTACGGCAAGACCCGGGCCGATATCATAGGGGTGTTCTGCGGACACAACCACACGGATTTTCATATGTACAGCGAGGCGGGCTATCCCATCATAGCCACCACCTGTGACTCGGGGGAGATACAGGCCTCCTATTGGGACCCCCGGCAGCCTCTGAGGCCCCGGGGCACCATTCACGAGTCGGCCTTTGACGTGGTCACCATAGATACCGACAGCCGGATGATATATATGAAGAGGATAGGAGCCGGAGTCGACAGACAGTTCCGCTATTGA
- a CDS encoding PIG-L family deacetylase produces the protein MMIKYIPDSNGLEPSCAESKTTDLAVSAHQDDIEIMAAKGVIDCFGKDDRYFGAVIVTDGAGSPRDDLYADYTDDDMKTIRVKEQKKAAYVGEYSFCAFLGYTSAQVKDRSQKAATEELSRLIAQASPECVYTHNIFDKHPTHVAVSLRVIEAINMLPVSARPKKLLGCEVWRSLDWISDDKKIILDVSSHENISNAILGVFDSQICGGKRYDLATSGRRRANATYLASHGTDTVSLANIGVDMTELISESPVTPEEFAEKYLDMFRRELLSNIHG, from the coding sequence ATGATGATAAAATATATACCCGATTCCAATGGTCTGGAGCCCTCTTGCGCCGAGAGCAAGACCACAGACCTGGCAGTGTCCGCCCATCAGGACGACATTGAGATCATGGCGGCAAAGGGAGTCATAGACTGCTTTGGAAAGGACGACCGGTATTTCGGAGCCGTGATAGTCACTGACGGAGCCGGCAGCCCCAGAGACGATCTGTATGCTGACTACACCGATGACGATATGAAGACCATCAGGGTCAAGGAGCAGAAAAAAGCCGCCTACGTAGGTGAATATTCCTTCTGCGCCTTCTTGGGCTATACCAGCGCCCAGGTCAAGGACCGGTCCCAAAAGGCCGCCACAGAGGAGCTCAGCCGCCTCATAGCCCAGGCGTCTCCCGAGTGCGTATATACCCACAATATATTTGACAAACATCCCACTCACGTAGCGGTATCTCTGAGAGTCATCGAGGCCATCAACATGCTGCCTGTCTCCGCAAGGCCCAAAAAGCTGCTGGGCTGCGAGGTGTGGAGAAGTCTGGACTGGATATCCGACGACAAAAAGATCATCCTGGACGTTTCCTCTCACGAAAACATATCCAATGCCATACTGGGCGTCTTTGATTCGCAGATATGCGGAGGCAAGCGCTACGATCTGGCCACCTCGGGAAGACGCAGAGCCAACGCCACCTATCTGGCGTCTCACGGCACGGACACGGTCTCGCTGGCAAATATCGGTGTGGATATGACTGAGCTCATATCCGAGAGCCCGGTGACTCCGGAGGAATTTGCTGAGAAATATCTGGACATGTTCCGCCGGGAGCTGCTCTCCAACATACATGGATGA
- the uvrC gene encoding excinuclease ABC subunit UvrC: MDDGYISITDRVAEKLSMLPDQPGCYLMKDDDGRILYVGKAKSLKNRVTSYFHRSTALTRRKRRMVFEIRDLDFVVVDTEREAFILENNLIKKHMPPYNVLLKDDKSYPYIAVTLSDTYPRVLVRHKLRRSKNDRDRYFGPYTDGAAVKETVSLIRRIFRVPCGYREPDKAKKGCMYWHIGQCVGVCAGKATHADYMEAVSDVIAFLEGKRTELIKELRARMLSASDNMDFEQAARLRDQIRSIERISGNQNIISGDLADRDVLALDMSGGFACVYVIQMRKGCVIGQNSFELTNADEEAPEAALSGFVSSYYGEQNIPPSEILVSCAAEEGLADTLSALRGSRVSVIMPRKGRKKELLLLAVNNAAKQLDMIKKRFTAADSFNTESLAELAEAAGMDHLPLRMECYDISHIQGDCTVASLVTFINGVPDKDLYRHFKLRSTEGKPDDFMSMKEALTRRLTGSLRKTPAFEALPDLFVIDGGKGQLSSVLEILRENGAEDARVISLAKRDEIIFLEDMSPVVLPKRSRGLMLLQRIRDEAHRFAITHHRTLRSKTVRQSRLQKIEGIGPARGKALIKAFGSLDKLKSADVEELMSVPGISRIYAQRIYDHFHAAEEGRKDI, from the coding sequence ATGGATGACGGCTATATAAGCATCACTGACCGGGTGGCGGAAAAGCTGTCCATGCTGCCGGACCAGCCCGGCTGTTATCTCATGAAGGACGATGACGGCCGCATCCTCTACGTGGGCAAGGCCAAGTCTCTGAAAAACAGAGTCACCTCCTATTTTCACAGATCCACAGCCCTGACCCGACGCAAAAGAAGGATGGTCTTCGAGATCAGGGACCTGGACTTTGTGGTGGTGGACACCGAAAGGGAAGCCTTCATACTGGAAAACAACCTCATCAAAAAGCACATGCCTCCCTACAACGTGCTTTTAAAGGATGACAAGAGCTATCCCTATATCGCAGTTACTCTGTCCGACACTTATCCCCGGGTACTGGTAAGGCACAAGCTGCGCCGCAGCAAAAACGACCGGGACAGGTATTTCGGTCCCTACACCGACGGAGCGGCTGTCAAGGAAACGGTCAGTCTTATACGCCGTATATTCCGCGTCCCCTGCGGCTACAGGGAGCCGGACAAGGCCAAAAAGGGCTGTATGTACTGGCACATAGGACAGTGCGTGGGAGTGTGCGCCGGCAAGGCCACTCACGCCGATTATATGGAGGCCGTGAGTGACGTCATCGCTTTTCTCGAAGGCAAAAGGACCGAGCTCATAAAGGAGCTCAGGGCAAGGATGCTCTCTGCCAGCGACAATATGGATTTTGAGCAGGCAGCCAGATTGAGGGATCAGATCAGATCCATAGAGCGTATCTCGGGCAATCAGAACATCATATCCGGAGATCTGGCCGACAGGGACGTACTGGCCCTGGACATGTCCGGCGGCTTTGCCTGCGTGTACGTCATACAGATGCGCAAGGGCTGCGTCATAGGCCAGAATTCCTTTGAGCTGACCAACGCCGATGAAGAAGCGCCGGAGGCCGCCCTTTCGGGATTTGTGTCCTCGTATTACGGCGAGCAGAACATCCCGCCGTCAGAGATATTGGTGAGCTGCGCCGCCGAGGAAGGACTGGCAGACACCCTCTCCGCCCTCAGGGGCTCCCGGGTCTCTGTCATCATGCCCCGGAAGGGCAGGAAAAAGGAGCTGCTTTTGCTGGCAGTCAACAATGCTGCCAAGCAGCTGGATATGATCAAGAAAAGGTTTACAGCCGCAGACAGCTTCAACACCGAAAGCCTTGCCGAGCTGGCTGAAGCCGCCGGGATGGACCATCTGCCTCTCAGGATGGAATGCTATGACATCAGCCACATACAGGGCGACTGCACCGTGGCTTCGCTGGTCACCTTTATCAACGGTGTCCCCGACAAGGATCTGTACCGCCATTTCAAATTAAGGTCCACCGAGGGCAAGCCCGATGATTTTATGTCCATGAAGGAAGCGCTCACCAGAAGGCTGACAGGGTCTCTGAGAAAGACTCCCGCCTTTGAAGCTCTGCCGGATCTGTTTGTGATAGACGGCGGCAAGGGTCAGCTTTCCTCAGTACTGGAGATCCTGAGGGAAAACGGGGCGGAAGACGCCAGAGTCATCAGTCTGGCAAAGCGGGACGAGATCATCTTCCTGGAGGACATGTCCCCTGTAGTATTGCCCAAAAGGTCCAGAGGTCTCATGCTGCTGCAGCGCATCAGAGACGAAGCCCACAGGTTCGCCATCACTCATCACAGGACCCTGAGATCAAAGACTGTCCGACAGTCCCGGCTCCAGAAGATCGAGGGCATAGGCCCTGCCAGAGGCAAGGCCCTGATAAAAGCCTTCGGCAGTCTGGACAAGCTCAAGTCGGCAGACGTGGAGGAGCTCATGTCGGTACCCGGCATCAGCCGCATCTATGCACAGCGGATATACGACCATTTTCATGCCGCGGAAGAAGGTCGGAAGGATATATGA
- the rapZ gene encoding RNase adapter RapZ encodes MKTKRIVIITGVSGSGKSLALNSLEEMGYYVCDNLAPQLLPSLVDLLSPNEAIPGLAVVIDKRSGELFDEALTCVKELKSRPTAGFVSPVVLYLDCAEEELIRRFRETRRKHPLSSPDISILDAIRNERAVLQDMRGAADRIIDTSKSSADMLRKSLKQLFDSDSVKEDLNITIMSFGYKYGAPLEADLMFDVRFLKNPYWVSGLRELTGLDKAVKEYVLSDSKTKNYLKKLYGLIDFTIPEYTREGKAYLTIAIGCTGGRHRSITIADELGKYLISKNYPVRIDHREAFRFGR; translated from the coding sequence ATGAAAACCAAGAGAATAGTCATCATCACCGGTGTATCCGGTTCGGGAAAATCACTGGCGCTCAACAGCCTGGAGGAAATGGGCTACTACGTGTGCGACAATCTGGCCCCGCAGCTGCTGCCGTCTCTGGTGGACCTGCTCTCGCCCAACGAAGCCATACCGGGTCTTGCCGTGGTCATAGACAAGCGCTCGGGAGAGCTGTTTGACGAAGCCCTGACCTGCGTCAAGGAGCTGAAGTCCCGTCCCACCGCAGGCTTTGTGTCGCCCGTGGTACTGTATCTGGACTGCGCGGAAGAAGAGCTCATCAGAAGGTTCAGAGAGACCAGGAGAAAGCATCCCCTCTCCTCCCCCGACATCAGTATTCTGGACGCCATCAGGAACGAACGGGCCGTATTGCAGGACATGCGCGGCGCAGCCGACAGGATCATAGACACCTCCAAAAGCTCGGCAGATATGCTGCGCAAGAGCCTGAAGCAGCTCTTTGACTCCGACTCCGTCAAGGAAGATCTGAATATCACCATCATGTCCTTCGGATACAAATACGGAGCTCCTCTCGAAGCGGATCTCATGTTTGACGTCCGTTTTCTCAAAAACCCCTACTGGGTCAGCGGTCTCAGAGAGCTCACCGGGCTGGATAAAGCCGTGAAGGAATACGTGCTGTCGGACTCCAAGACCAAGAACTACCTGAAAAAGCTCTACGGTCTCATCGATTTTACCATTCCCGAATATACCCGGGAAGGCAAAGCCTATCTCACCATAGCCATAGGCTGCACCGGAGGCAGGCACAGATCCATCACCATAGCCGACGAGCTGGGAAAATATCTCATATCCAAGAACTATCCCGTGAGGATAGATCACAGAGAAGCATTCAGATTTGGGCGGTAA
- the yvcK gene encoding uridine diphosphate-N-acetylglucosamine-binding protein YvcK, which produces MKNRFVSDLKLLYPGLGIKRWFLLLGAGVALIAFGLMLTLGTDILKIERYFAIRLFSSTGLMLTDGTTNTVICFLFLLVGIICILLAVRQIVINVFRTVHPHADSRIADMVFEKHLLSEGLKITVIGGGTGLSTLLRGLKEYSANITAIVSVTDNGGSTGRLREEQDIPAPGDIRNCIIALADKGEDMEKLFQYRFNTLVPELEKHSFGNLFIATLTQLTGSFETAVERFADILAIRGKVYPCSGDSIDLIATFEDGTEVRGETDIVDYNKPIKSIRLSDRNAKAPKGAVDAIMNADIVILGPGSLYTSIVPNLLVKEIRAALIKTHAPKILVCNVMTQKGESDGLSASGHCSAIQNVIGRKKILDYVLVNTYQPMNSQAEKYMKAGQFYVKADLDNINKMGIKAISGNFINTSSTVKHDPAKVAEAIIKVF; this is translated from the coding sequence ATGAAAAACAGATTTGTATCCGACCTGAAGCTCCTGTATCCCGGCCTCGGGATCAAGCGCTGGTTCCTGCTGCTGGGAGCAGGCGTTGCTCTCATTGCCTTTGGCCTCATGCTCACTCTGGGGACCGATATACTGAAGATCGAGAGGTATTTTGCTATCCGTCTTTTCAGCTCCACAGGCCTTATGCTGACAGACGGGACCACCAACACAGTCATTTGCTTCCTGTTCCTGCTGGTCGGCATCATCTGCATATTGCTGGCCGTGAGACAGATAGTCATCAATGTGTTCCGTACAGTCCACCCCCATGCGGACTCCCGTATCGCGGACATGGTCTTTGAAAAGCATCTCCTGTCGGAGGGACTGAAGATCACGGTCATAGGAGGCGGCACCGGTCTTTCCACTCTCCTGAGAGGACTGAAGGAGTATTCGGCCAATATCACTGCCATAGTGTCCGTGACGGACAACGGCGGCAGCACGGGCAGACTGAGGGAAGAGCAGGATATTCCGGCTCCCGGAGATATCCGCAACTGTATCATCGCTCTGGCAGACAAGGGAGAAGATATGGAGAAGCTGTTCCAGTACAGATTCAACACTCTGGTACCGGAGTTGGAAAAACACTCCTTCGGCAACCTGTTTATAGCCACTCTCACTCAGCTCACAGGTTCCTTTGAGACCGCTGTGGAACGGTTTGCGGACATCCTCGCTATCAGAGGCAAGGTGTATCCCTGTTCAGGGGACTCCATAGACCTGATCGCCACCTTTGAGGACGGTACCGAAGTCAGGGGCGAGACCGATATCGTGGATTACAACAAGCCCATCAAGAGCATCCGTCTCTCGGACCGCAATGCCAAAGCGCCCAAGGGAGCCGTGGACGCCATCATGAATGCGGACATCGTCATTCTCGGCCCCGGTTCGCTCTATACCAGCATAGTACCCAACCTGCTGGTAAAGGAAATAAGGGCGGCCCTTATCAAGACTCACGCCCCCAAAATACTGGTGTGCAACGTCATGACTCAGAAGGGCGAATCCGACGGGCTGTCTGCCTCAGGGCACTGCAGCGCCATACAGAACGTCATAGGCAGAAAGAAGATACTGGACTACGTGCTGGTCAACACCTATCAGCCCATGAACAGCCAGGCAGAAAAATACATGAAGGCCGGCCAATTCTACGTGAAGGCCGATCTGGACAATATAAACAAGATGGGGATCAAGGCCATCAGCGGGAACTTCATCAATACCAGCAGTACCGTGAAGCATGATCCCGCAAAGGTAGCCGAGGCTATTATAAAGGTATTCTGA